TAGTCTGCAGAAACTGCTCCATAATTGTGATCTTTTCCCACTTTTTTGAGACCCTACCTTATCAGAAGTTTGCTTTTCTAAAACATTTAAAAGCTCTTACAGTAACGTTTCCATATTTGTTCAGAAAATCCTTTCTCATGCGTCTTCATACTATCTAGATTTTTAGAGCTCAAATTGGTATTTAACTATATCCCATGTGAAATTAAAATGTTGATCTGTTTGGACTGACTTAAATAAAAACACCGGCAATCACTTATgatttttcaaaaatgtttttgcAACCACCATTCCTGGGTGAGTGATGTTCAAAACATCCCTCTGAGGTTAAATATTATAATCATCTCCACTGTGGAGATGAGAAAGCCAAGAATGGGAGCCAGGTGACACAGGCAGGAAGCAACAGAAACAGCTTCTCATCTCAGTCCTTCTGACACCTCCTAATGTCAAGGCCAGGGTTTACTCTTCTCCATCAGTGGTCTAATCCCTCTGAATAAACAGCAGGTCAAAAAATGCCCATGCAATTGGGTAAACTGCTGAGGGATAATTTGAGACTCACCCAGATGGTTTGATcataatatgaaatatatatatataacagtatTCTCTTTGTATAAACCATCAAAGAaatctacaaatttaattcacCTGTACAGATTTTCATTGGCACAACTTCCAGGAATCCTGCAACAATAGGTATGACAGGTGCCGCACTGTCAGGGTCATTCGTTGAGACACGTAGAGACCCAGTAAGGCAAAAAAAGCTATTTGGTGAAATTGCTAAATGAAGTGAGAACTTCAGAAAAATATGTGAAATCTGTTAAGCACCGTACCAGGCACAACCAGTCAACCCTCATTACTAGAATCATGAACAGTGAGACTGATCACTCACTCTAAAACAGGAAGTCAGATAACTTACTCTGGAATAGTCAAGATCTCTGGGTGTTGAGTCTGTTAAAGCTCGAACAAGGGCGTTCATCATACAGAtcggaggagaaggtggagagggCTGGGAAGCTTCCTGTTGTAAAGGGCTCTTTGGTTTGGAAGGCAGCCGACCTCTCCTTCCTTTTAGACTATCCGTACGGACAACTGATggtgtagagaaagaaagaaaaactgtctTTAACTATATAGGTAAATAGCCatcaatcaccaaaaaaaaaaaaaaaggaataaaaacacATTAGAGTTGGAATATCATAAATGAGATCAATCATTTAAAAGTAGCTATGTGTGTGGAATAATATTCAGTGACTTAATGAGAGTTGAAGTAGGTGGCCTAAAAGCCACCCCATATTTCTATTTGGAAATGAATTAGCCCCAAAAGTCTCCTTCTTAAATAGAACAATGATGTAGGTACACAAACTCTCTATTGATTTTGAGAAATTAGAATAGTCGCCCCATGGCTATTTTCAAATGTAAATGTGTACTGTAAAATCAGATGTTGAAACGAAAAAATTATGACTAGGAAAATTCACCACCCCACATGAATGTTAGCATTTTCCTCATGGTCTGAGATCATGTATAAGCAAGCTGAATAAGAAAACATTGCAGGCATACCTTCTTTAACCATTCCGACACTGAGACACTTCTGAAATCGACAGTACTGACATCGGTTTCGACGTCTCTTGTCTACAGGACAGTTTTTATTTGCCAGGCAAACATATTTTGCATTTTTCTGCACTGTTCTCTGAGGAAACACAATACAGAGATAGTTAACTAATAGTTTCTGGAAAGAGGTAGGACCTGACAAGATGTATTTTAATTACAATGTGAAAAGCGACAGTGCAATTCGTATAATTAGATAAATTTAATTTCCTAACACGCTAGCCTGCaggaaaaacaattttattagtgTTAGCTGCTGACAATGAAAATCATCTCAGATTGTTCTGAAGCAAGTCTCAGGAGACGGCCAAGTCAGAATGATAAAATCATATCTGAAATTACCAGGTCAACATATCATACCTTGGAGGATTAGATTATCTTCACTTTTAATATCCCTTTGGGAACAATTTTCTACTTGTTCCATCCCCTTATTATTGCTGCTGACcttattaaaattaaatcaaaattatCTGGGTTGCACTTTGTTGACTATCACTATTGTAAGCCAAACATCACAGTAACTGGCTTTGTTTCTCAATGGGGTGAAATCATAAAAATCAGGACTTGTCTAGTTAAAGTGTGTAAGAAATACTGTTTGAATGGAAAAGCAAATCATTCTCTCAGCCAGTGTACTTTATCTTTAGAACAATATAGATGGTAAGCTAGCCTTTTCTGATTTTTGAAAACAAATTATTGCGTACTAGAACTAGAACCACATcccacaggaaaaaaagaaaacattgagaaaTAAATATAAGAGCCTTGATTTTCAATAAAACTCCCATGAATAAGCCATTTCCTAAATAACTATTGTCAAAATCAAAATAGCCAGATTGTACAAGACAGATCATAAAACCTGGGCCTGCCTATGAAATAAGACATTCTTCAAAAACACATATAATTTGACAGGACATGTGGGAAAAATAGGTACAGCTATTTgaaatgtttcattttaaaaattaaaaacatttgcaCAGGTAAATGTTTATTTACCACATGGGGTGAAATTACTCAGAAATTACCTGGCTCTCTACAACATTAAGGTGGAATTTATTTGGTAAGCCTGgaatgcatgaaaaaaaaaaaagaagaagaagaaatccagataaATTGGGATTCATGGTCTATTTTGAATCCACACTTCCAGGCTAATTTCCAGTATTTACTTTCACCAATCCACAAGCTACAAGTACCAGCTTTTCACCCTATCACCTCTTAAATcatttaagagatttttttttcagactgcTTACATCAAACTTAAAACCATATCTAACCAAGCTAGGCACTACTGCCCTGTTTAGCAGGTATTTCTAGTTTAAAATACAATATTCCAAGACACAACCATACTTTTGAGTTTCTAGCATTTAAATTCTCGGGAGCCTGTAAGGCAAGGCAACTCAGTGTTTCTGGAATGAAGCTCACTCATTGAACACACTGTAATGTCTGTAAACCCCTATGTTTTGCCATCAACCTCCAGGCTATATGGCATTTTGAGTGCTAGTGGCATTTTGCTCTAGGTATACATTTTCCCAGTAATGTGAAACCTTCCCCATACTTGAGAGTGCCTGCACAGTTTAAGGACAGGAAAAGATCATTATGGTTCAATCACTGAATTCCCATCATTAACTGCACTTCATGTCACAATTTTAAAGAATTCAATTTAATGGTAGAAAGCCACTGGGTAAAACCTGCTCCCTTTCCCTTAATTAACAGATCTGTGGGGTGGTTCTCCCTCATCCTACCCCCACCCTTTCAAGTATAGATTTGTTTTCAAGGGATTGCTGCTGAAAAACGAAGCTGTTGGGGAACACATAATTGACACGTCTAGACTGGGAATGTATTATCACTCCTGAATTTTGGTCAACTCTTATTAGGGGGCCATTCTATTTGTGGGTTACTCATACTTATTATTTGCCTTTTCAGGtgtctgtttcactgcttttcaGTATCTCTCCTGCGATGCTGCTAAAATCAAACGTGTTAGAGGAATGCTCTTCAATAACAGTAACCCTGGCAAAGCTTGAGTTAAGATAGGAGGGAAATAAACCCCAAGGGTTCTGTATTTAAAACACCACCATTGTGCATACATGGATGGCACTTAAAACATTACAAAGTCTTTCCACAACAATTTTCTCTCTCCTAGGTAAAGGATGTCATTCGTCACATGATTcctctgggcagtagtgcaccggttaagggcacatggcacaaagtgcaaggaccggtgtgaggatcccggttcaagcccccggctccccacctgcaggggagtcgcttcacaggtggtgaagcaggtctgcaggtgtctatctttctctccccctctctgtcttcccctcctctctccatttctctccgtcctatccaacaacgacaacctcaattacaacagcaacaataaaaacaacaagggaaacaaaagggaaaataaacaaatataataaaaataataatagttatgcTGCTGTTGGTATTTATACTAATCTACAAGCACGAATACTTTTACAATTGCTTTGTAGTTTCCACATGATGAATTGTGCCCAAGCCCTTTAaagattatactttttttttttttttgcagatgtgTAGCTTATTGAATACTGCTCACCTCTGAAATTTCCTCAGCTTATAGGAAGCTGTGAAGCTGAGGCCTACATAGAAAGAAGTGTCTTCTTCAACATTATACAATTGGTTAGTGACAAATCAAGGACTTCTGTTCTGAGTGTTCTAACTCCAATTCCTGCATGCTCCTAGCTAGATCCTATTGGTTTCCCAAATCCCAGTTACCCAATCATGATCTAGCTTCTCCTGTCCCTCCACCCTGTCCAGCACTGGGGCCtaggaagtgattttttttttttatcagggaaTTCTTGCAGGTTTACAAATGTCTTTAACAATGGCCTGGAGAGGCAAAGTGCAGATTTAAGGAGCACAGAATTTAGAGTTAGAAGAAGTCTGGGAGCCAAATGCAAAAGTCAAACAGCTAGAGGAcaaagtctcttctctctcttggtgtaaagagcagtgaatttgagtCAGAAGAAACCAACCGGGACTGTCCCACTTGCCAATAAAACACTGATGTAGGCTGCACAAGGCCCAGTCTAGGCTTCAGTTTCCCCatgggtaaaaaagaaaaacaaaaagaaaagaagaaaaaagacaaagaaaaagaataaggagggaaaactgaagcttcttcccttgtAAAATTTCTCTTTAGGTCGGAGATAATGAACAGTGCAGAACTATGTGTGGACCAGAGGGGAGTGGATTGGTGAAACTCCAGCTCATATCTTCTGTGGAGGGTGTCAGCCCATACTGCCTCTAGCTAATTGCACCCGTTTACAAGCTGCAGAGCTGTGCAAAGGATGTGTACTTCGGGGTCACACAAATTGAGTTGACATCCAACCCCTATCTTTCTCTGAGtgtgtgctggggctgggggttggaGGCATTGAATGACCTCCCATAGTCTCCATTTCCTTACCTGTAAAGCAAGAATAAATGAATGCCTACCATCAAGACAATGCTAATAAAACTAGCTACTGAGTGGTGAGAATTCACACTTGCATCTGTCTGATTGCAGAGTCCTAGCCTTCACTATGAAGATCACATGATTGACAAAGGGCCCAGGTGTGGCACAGAGATCCTAGCCCCTAAGATACCCCAAACATATCCATGAGTAATGCAATGAAGCTTTAGCATTGTTAAAGTCACAGATCTTTTTTGAGATCCTATTGAGGAAATGTATCAGGTTCAAAGCacacccccccacctccttgAATCTCTCATGGATAGCCTCCTGCAGTGAACCCCAAGATAAACCTCTTGAGAAAATGGCTGTGAAAGTGACAGGCACAGAGGAGATAAtgattcctcctccttttcctttctctttctttctttcttcttctttttttttaaaactttttttttgtctttattcactggatagagacagccagaaatcaagagggaagggggtggtagagagggagacagagagacacctgcaacactgcttcaccacttgcacaactctctccctgcaggtggggtccgggggcttgaacccaggtccttgcacactgttatgtgctcgcttaaccaggtgcgccaccgcctggcccttctctctttctttttaattttttgtctttatttactcattgcatagagacagctagaagccaaggagggaaggaggtggtacgcagggaggcagagagacacacctgtaacattgcttcaccacttgcagagctttccccctgcaggggtgactgggggctcgaacccccctccgggtccttgcaccttataaagtgtgtgtgcgctcaaccaggtgcacccctgcccCCTCCAGGGCCCCAGTGATCCCTCCTCTCCAACCCCCCTGAGGATCCACTTAGATGCTGGAGGCTGgcctgggaagggaagggaggggttgcCGGGAGGCGGCGCCGCGCTCACCTTGAAGAAGCCCTTGCAGCCCTCGCAGGTGCGCACCCCGTAGTGCTGGCAGGCCGCATTGTCCCCGCACACGGCGCACGTGCCCTCGCCCGACGACGAGCTCCGGTTGGGCGGCGACGGCAGGCTGGGACTCTCGGCGAGCAGGCCGGCGGCGGTGGGCGAGGCGGCGAGCCCCAGCGGCGGGAAGGGCAGCGCGCCGGCGCGCTTGGCCATGGGGAGCGCGTACGGGTGGCCCTCGAGCGCGGCCGTCTGGTTACCCGCGGCGGCCGCGGctgctgcggctgcggctgcggctgcggccgCGGCCCCCAGCGGCAGGCTGAGCGCACCCGGGGCCGTCGGGTCGTAGCTCAGGTGGTGGCCGCCGGCCTGGCCCGGCGCGGGCGGGTGGGGCGGCGAGGGCTTGAAGTGGAAGAGCGGGAAGCGCGCCCCGGCCACCGTGGGCACCGCCTTCATCGGCGGGTCCAGCAGCGGGCTGGCCGCGATGCAGCCCTGCGCCCTGGGCAGCGCGTCGTCCCACAGCGCCCCCGCCTGTGGGGGGAAGCCGGGCGTGGTGGGGGTGGACGGAGGGGACTGCTTGAAGtacatggaggtgctggggagcaCCTCGTCTTCCTGGCCGGAGGGGGGCGGGATGGACGGCTGctgctgcggctgcggctgcggctgggGCTGCGGCTGCGCCTGTGGCggtggctgctggtggtggtgagggtgagggtggtggtggtggtggtggtggtggtagctgTGAGCACGCCCCTCCTCTATCTTGATCAAGGGCCGAGGCTGCATTTGGTACAGGCAGGAGGGCTTGGGCTCGTAGTTGCTGGGGTAGCCCTCCATGAAGGTGCTGAAACTGGGCAGAGAAGTGGTTGCTGTAGCAGTGATCTCTGTGCTGCCGAGGTCCATCGTCAGCTTGGTGTAGTCGGGGTTCATGATCTCCGGGGTGTACTCCGAGACATATGTCTGGGCTGCATAACTGGAACCTGGAGGTGAAGGGCTATACTGGGCCTGTACACAGGGCATatctgtggggacaggggacagaggctCTCAGATTCAAGTCAACACCCTTTTCTGGCTAATGGGTAGCACTTAAATGCATTGCTCTCTAACTGGGAACTAGAAAGTGACAGCTTTTCCTCTTTCTGGGAGCACAGCAGTCTCCCATGCTTCCTTTCATCCCAGGGAGGAACGCTGAATTCCTGACAATCAAAAGTGCCACAGGATGCCAAGCCCTGGCTTCTTGGGACAACTGTGCTCATCTTCCCTCCATCAGATCTGGGAAACAGAAGTCTTCCCTCAGCCCGGTGATAGTTCTcagaaagtatttttattattattattttttgagccCTATTGACTAATTGGAGTGATGTCACTCACAAACCAAGAGgacaaaaataaagacaagaatcctcctatttgtttatttttggggaAAGAGTcatctgccaccaccaccactaaccccccccccccgcctccagcAACACATGGATTTATAATACTATGAgtgaattaaaaaagggggggaaggtgttggtgcacctggttaagcacacacattacagtgcataaggacctaggttcaagtccttggtccccacctgctgggggaaagcttcacaagtggtgaagtagagctgcaggtgtctccctctgtttctctccctctttctccccttccccttctcaatttttctctgtttctatccataacaaaa
The sequence above is drawn from the Erinaceus europaeus chromosome 10, mEriEur2.1, whole genome shotgun sequence genome and encodes:
- the NR4A3 gene encoding nuclear receptor subfamily 4 group A member 3 isoform X2; this encodes MPCVQAQYSPSPPGSSYAAQTYVSEYTPEIMNPDYTKLTMDLGSTEITATATTSLPSFSTFMEGYPSNYEPKPSCLYQMQPRPLIKIEEGRAHSYHHHHHHHHPHPHHHQQPPPQAQPQPQPQPQPQQQPSIPPPSGQEDEVLPSTSMYFKQSPPSTPTTPGFPPQAGALWDDALPRAQGCIAASPLLDPPMKAVPTVAGARFPLFHFKPSPPHPPAPGQAGGHHLSYDPTAPGALSLPLGAAAAAAAAAAAAAAAAGNQTAALEGHPYALPMAKRAGALPFPPLGLAASPTAAGLLAESPSLPSPPNRSSSSGEGTCAVCGDNAACQHYGVRTCEGCKGFFKYCPTDQAAVGTDAEHVQQFYNLLTASIDVSRSWAEKIPGFTDLPKEDQTLLIESAFLELFVLRLSIRSNTAEDKFVFCNGLVLHRLQCLRGFGEWLDSIKDFSLSLQRLNLDIQALACLSALSMITERHGLKEPKRVEELCSKITSSLKDHQGKGQALEPTEPKVLGALVELRKICTLGLQRIFYLKLEDLVSPPTIIDRLFLDTLPF
- the NR4A3 gene encoding nuclear receptor subfamily 4 group A member 3 isoform X1, yielding MPCVQAQYSPSPPGSSYAAQTYVSEYTPEIMNPDYTKLTMDLGSTEITATATTSLPSFSTFMEGYPSNYEPKPSCLYQMQPRPLIKIEEGRAHSYHHHHHHHHPHPHHHQQPPPQAQPQPQPQPQPQQQPSIPPPSGQEDEVLPSTSMYFKQSPPSTPTTPGFPPQAGALWDDALPRAQGCIAASPLLDPPMKAVPTVAGARFPLFHFKPSPPHPPAPGQAGGHHLSYDPTAPGALSLPLGAAAAAAAAAAAAAAAAGNQTAALEGHPYALPMAKRAGALPFPPLGLAASPTAAGLLAESPSLPSPPNRSSSSGEGTCAVCGDNAACQHYGVRTCEGCKGFFKRTVQKNAKYVCLANKNCPVDKRRRNRCQYCRFQKCLSVGMVKEVVRTDSLKGRRGRLPSKPKSPLQQEASQPSPPSPPICMMNALVRALTDSTPRDLDYSRYCPTDQAAVGTDAEHVQQFYNLLTASIDVSRSWAEKIPGFTDLPKEDQTLLIESAFLELFVLRLSIRSNTAEDKFVFCNGLVLHRLQCLRGFGEWLDSIKDFSLSLQRLNLDIQALACLSALSMITERHGLKEPKRVEELCSKITSSLKDHQGKGQALEPTEPKVLGALVELRKICTLGLQRIFYLKLEDLVSPPTIIDRLFLDTLPF